The following proteins come from a genomic window of Thiothrix unzii:
- the rpoC gene encoding DNA-directed RNA polymerase subunit beta' translates to MKDLLNFHKKEQETQDFDAIKVGLASPEVIRSWSFGEVKKPETINYRTFKPERDGLFCAKIFGPVKDYECLCGKYKRLKHRGVVCEKCGVEVTQTKVRRERMGHIELASPVAHIWFLKSLPSRIGLMLDMTLRDIERILYFETFVVTEPGMTTLERNQLLSDEAYLEAVEEFGDEFEASMGAEAVYALLGSIDLKDEVAKMREEIAETGSETKLKRLGKRLKLMESFLSSGNKPEWMIMTVLPVLPPDLRPLVPLDGGRFATSDLNDLYRRVINRNNRLKRLLELNAPDIIVRNEKRMLQESVDALLDNGRRGRAITGSNKRPLKSLSDMIKGKQGRFRQNLLGKRVDYSGRSVIVVGPTLRLHQCGLPKKMALELFKPFIFGKLQRRGLATTIKAAKKLVERETAEVWDILAEVIREHPVMLNRAPTLHRLGIQAFEPTLIEGKAIQLHPLVCSAFNADFDGDQMAVHVPLSLEAQLEARTLMMATNNVLSPANGEPIIVPSQDIVLGLYYMTRDAINAKGEGMVFADPMEAQRAYETGNASLHAKVKVRITDSIKDEDGELIKRTRLIDTTVGRSLLTSIMPEGLPFELFNTVLKKKAISKLINESYRRVGLKSAVIFADQLMYTGYRYATRSGVSFCSDDMMIPEKKVELLAEADAAVLEIQNQFASGLVTQGERYNKVVDIWASTNEKVAKAMMEKIGKQEVVDAEGKTVYQESFNSIYMMADSGARGSAAQIRQLAGMRGLMAKPDGSIIETPITSNFREGLSVLQYFISTHGARKGLADTALKTANSGYLTRRLVDVAQDMVVTIDDCGTTSGILMRPIIEGGDVVEALAERVLGRVVAQDVTKGDEVLIPAGTFLDEGWVKQIDAMAIDEITVRSAITCETRYGVCKHCYGRDLARGHLVNKGEAVGVIAAQSIGEPGTQLTMRTFHIGGAASRSAAENSICVKSSGQAHLINVKTVRNKENKLVVVSRSGELGVVDADGRDKERYKLTYGAILSVDQYAQVQAGQEVATWDPHTHPIISEVTGRVDFSDFIDNVTVQTKVDEMTGLASIEIIDPRNRPAAGRELRPTVRLLDLNGDSVFFEGTKIPVQYPLPAGAIVSSTNGASVQVGEVIARLPQASSKTRDITGGLPRVADLFEARKPKDGAILAEKTGTISFGKETKGKQRVIITSEDGEQYEELIPKWRNLDVFEGEKVNRGETIADGEPNPHDILRLLGARALAEYQVKEIQDVYRLQGVKINDKHIEVIARQMMRKVEVIDPGDSNFLRGEQSDFWRVVEENKRLDKEGKLRITFERLLMGITKASLVTDSFVSAASFQETTRVLTEAAVRGARDELRGLKENVIVGRLIPAGTGLAYHDDRRSQRNEFAYERPAPTETISFGEPMDMDSD, encoded by the coding sequence ATGAAAGATTTATTGAACTTCCATAAGAAAGAGCAAGAAACGCAAGATTTCGACGCGATTAAAGTTGGTTTGGCTTCGCCTGAAGTGATCCGTTCGTGGTCGTTTGGTGAAGTGAAAAAACCGGAAACCATTAACTACCGTACTTTCAAACCGGAACGTGATGGTTTGTTCTGCGCCAAAATTTTTGGCCCGGTTAAGGACTATGAATGCTTGTGCGGTAAGTACAAGCGTTTGAAGCACCGTGGCGTAGTGTGCGAAAAGTGCGGCGTTGAAGTAACCCAGACCAAAGTGCGTCGTGAACGCATGGGTCACATTGAGCTGGCAAGTCCGGTAGCGCACATTTGGTTCTTGAAGTCATTGCCTTCCCGTATCGGTTTGATGCTGGATATGACGCTGCGTGACATTGAGCGCATCTTGTATTTTGAGACCTTCGTTGTCACCGAGCCGGGCATGACCACGCTGGAGCGCAACCAGTTATTGAGCGATGAGGCTTATCTGGAAGCGGTAGAAGAATTCGGTGACGAATTTGAAGCCAGTATGGGTGCTGAAGCGGTTTACGCACTGTTAGGTTCTATCGACCTCAAAGATGAAGTCGCTAAGATGCGCGAGGAAATCGCTGAGACTGGTTCCGAAACCAAGTTGAAGCGTTTGGGCAAGCGTCTGAAGTTGATGGAATCTTTCCTCAGTTCTGGCAATAAACCTGAATGGATGATCATGACCGTGCTGCCTGTGTTGCCGCCGGATCTGCGTCCTTTGGTTCCGTTGGACGGTGGGCGTTTCGCCACATCTGACTTGAATGACCTGTATCGCCGCGTTATTAACCGTAACAACCGTTTGAAGCGTTTGTTAGAGCTAAACGCCCCGGACATTATCGTGCGCAACGAAAAGCGTATGCTGCAAGAGTCTGTGGATGCGTTACTGGATAACGGTCGTCGTGGTCGTGCCATTACCGGTTCTAACAAGCGTCCGCTGAAATCTTTGTCAGATATGATCAAAGGTAAGCAAGGTCGTTTCCGTCAAAACTTGTTGGGTAAACGTGTCGACTACTCTGGTCGTTCGGTTATCGTGGTCGGGCCTACGCTGCGTTTACATCAGTGCGGTTTGCCAAAGAAAATGGCGTTGGAACTGTTTAAGCCGTTTATTTTCGGTAAATTACAGCGTCGTGGCTTGGCGACAACGATCAAAGCCGCCAAAAAGCTGGTTGAACGCGAAACGGCAGAAGTTTGGGATATTCTCGCGGAAGTTATCCGCGAACATCCAGTCATGCTCAACCGCGCACCTACCTTGCACCGTTTGGGGATTCAGGCGTTCGAGCCGACCCTGATCGAAGGTAAAGCGATTCAGTTGCATCCATTGGTGTGTTCAGCGTTCAACGCGGACTTCGACGGCGACCAGATGGCGGTACACGTACCATTGTCACTGGAAGCGCAGTTGGAAGCACGTACTCTGATGATGGCGACTAATAACGTCCTGTCACCAGCGAACGGCGAGCCGATTATTGTGCCGTCGCAAGACATCGTTTTGGGCTTGTATTACATGACCCGCGATGCCATCAATGCGAAAGGCGAGGGCATGGTGTTTGCGGATCCGATGGAAGCGCAACGTGCTTATGAAACTGGCAATGCCTCTTTACACGCCAAAGTAAAAGTACGCATTACTGACAGCATCAAAGACGAAGACGGTGAATTGATCAAGCGTACCCGTTTGATTGATACCACGGTTGGACGCTCATTGCTGACCAGTATTATGCCGGAAGGTTTGCCTTTTGAACTCTTCAATACCGTATTGAAGAAAAAAGCGATTTCTAAACTGATTAATGAATCGTACCGTCGGGTGGGTTTGAAATCAGCGGTTATCTTCGCTGACCAACTGATGTACACCGGGTATCGCTACGCGACGCGCTCCGGCGTTTCTTTCTGTTCCGACGATATGATGATCCCTGAAAAGAAAGTCGAATTGTTGGCGGAAGCTGATGCAGCGGTATTGGAAATTCAAAACCAGTTTGCCAGCGGTTTAGTGACTCAGGGCGAACGTTACAACAAGGTCGTTGACATCTGGGCGAGTACCAATGAAAAAGTCGCGAAAGCGATGATGGAAAAAATTGGTAAGCAAGAAGTTGTCGATGCTGAAGGTAAAACGGTTTACCAAGAATCTTTCAACTCCATCTACATGATGGCGGATTCCGGGGCGCGGGGTTCCGCAGCCCAGATTCGTCAGTTGGCAGGGATGCGGGGTTTGATGGCGAAACCGGATGGTTCCATCATTGAAACACCGATTACCTCCAACTTCCGCGAAGGTTTGAGCGTATTGCAATACTTTATCTCGACGCATGGTGCGCGGAAAGGTTTGGCGGATACGGCACTGAAAACCGCGAACTCCGGTTACTTGACGCGTCGTTTGGTCGATGTGGCGCAAGACATGGTTGTTACTATTGATGACTGTGGCACGACCAGCGGTATCCTGATGCGTCCTATCATCGAAGGTGGTGATGTGGTCGAAGCTCTCGCTGAGCGCGTGTTAGGCCGTGTGGTTGCGCAGGATGTAACCAAAGGTGACGAAGTATTGATCCCCGCAGGAACCTTCCTCGACGAAGGCTGGGTCAAGCAGATTGATGCAATGGCGATTGATGAAATCACCGTGCGTTCCGCGATTACCTGTGAAACCCGTTATGGCGTGTGTAAACACTGCTACGGTCGTGATTTGGCACGTGGGCATTTGGTTAACAAGGGTGAGGCCGTCGGTGTTATTGCAGCGCAGTCCATCGGTGAACCGGGTACTCAGTTGACCATGCGTACCTTCCACATCGGGGGGGCAGCGAGCCGGTCAGCAGCGGAAAACAGTATTTGCGTTAAATCTTCCGGTCAGGCGCACCTGATTAACGTCAAGACAGTTCGCAACAAAGAAAACAAACTGGTGGTGGTATCCCGCTCCGGTGAATTGGGCGTTGTCGATGCTGACGGGCGTGATAAAGAACGTTACAAGCTGACTTACGGTGCGATTTTGTCGGTTGACCAATACGCGCAAGTGCAAGCCGGTCAGGAAGTGGCGACATGGGATCCGCATACCCACCCGATTATTTCCGAGGTAACGGGGCGTGTGGATTTCAGCGACTTCATTGATAACGTGACAGTACAAACCAAAGTCGACGAAATGACCGGTTTGGCCTCCATTGAAATCATTGACCCGCGCAACCGTCCTGCGGCAGGCCGCGAATTGCGTCCAACTGTGCGTTTGCTTGACTTGAATGGCGACAGCGTATTCTTTGAAGGCACAAAAATTCCGGTGCAGTACCCACTGCCAGCCGGGGCGATTGTTAGCTCGACGAATGGTGCAAGCGTGCAAGTCGGCGAAGTTATCGCACGTTTGCCGCAAGCGTCCTCTAAGACACGTGACATCACGGGTGGTTTACCACGGGTAGCCGACTTGTTTGAAGCGCGTAAACCGAAAGACGGTGCGATTCTGGCGGAAAAAACCGGCACAATCTCCTTTGGTAAGGAAACTAAAGGTAAGCAGCGCGTCATCATTACCAGTGAAGACGGTGAGCAGTACGAAGAGCTGATTCCGAAATGGCGTAATCTGGACGTGTTTGAAGGTGAAAAAGTCAACCGTGGTGAAACCATTGCTGACGGTGAGCCTAATCCGCACGATATTTTACGCTTGCTGGGTGCGCGTGCGCTTGCAGAATACCAAGTCAAGGAAATCCAAGACGTTTACCGTCTGCAAGGCGTTAAGATCAATGACAAGCACATTGAAGTTATCGCCCGTCAGATGATGCGTAAAGTGGAAGTCATTGATCCGGGTGATAGCAACTTCTTGCGCGGCGAACAGAGCGATTTCTGGCGCGTAGTGGAAGAAAATAAACGTTTGGACAAAGAAGGCAAATTGCGTATTACGTTTGAGCGTTTGCTCATGGGTATTACCAAAGCCTCGTTGGTGACGGATTCCTTCGTATCCGCTGCCTCGTTCCAAGAAACAACCCGTGTACTGACAGAAGCAGCAGTACGTGGAGCGCGTGACGAATTACGTGGCTTGAAAGAAAACGTTATCGTGGGTCGTCTGATTCCGGCAGGAACCGGTTTGGCGTATCACGATGATCGTCGCAGTCAGCGTAATGAGTTTGCTTATGAACGCCCCGCGCCCACTGAAACGATCAGTTTCGGTGAGCCGATGGACATGGATTCCGATTAA
- the rpoB gene encoding DNA-directed RNA polymerase subunit beta yields MGLSYTEKKRIRKDFGKRPQILEVPDLLTIQLESYRQFLQLDKLVDDRRSVGLHAAFSSVFPIVSYNNYVALEYADYRLAEPVFDVQECQLRGLTFATSLRVKLRLVIYDKDAPADAKVIKSIKEQDVYLGELPLMTDKGTFIINGTERVIVSQLHRSPGVFFEHDKGKSNSAGKLLHSARVIPYRGSWLDFEFDPKDSIFVRIDRRRKLPATILLRALGMQNEGILDYFFDKIAIHLSDSAIEMELVPERLRGELASFDIMLDGAVLVETGRRITAKHIRQLEKSGLARLVVPQDYMGGKILAHNIIDSSTGELLAKANDEVTDALLEKLRDNSVKSFSVLYTNELDRGPFMSNTLNIDSSSSALEAQIEIYRMMRPGEPPTKESAENLFNNLFFTDDRYDLSAVGRMKFNRRLGREEATGAGVLDQGDILAVLKKLIDIRDGRDDVDDIDHLGNRRVRSVGEMAENAFRVGLVRVERAVKERLTMAESEGLMPQELVNSKPVSAAIKEFFGSSQLSQFMDQNNPLSEVTHKRRISALGPGGLTRERAGFEVRDVHPTHYGRVCPIETPEGPNIGLINSLAVYARTNDYGFLETPYRKVIDGKPTMQIDYLSAIEESNYVIAQASAELDESGSLSDEFVSCRHRNEFTLMPADKVQYMDVSPKQIVSVAASLIPFLEHDDANRALMGSNMQRQAVPCLRADKPLCGTGMERAVAQDSGSAVTARRGGVIDSVDASRVVVRVNDDEANEKGGVDIYSLIKYTRSNQNTCINQRPIVRVGDLVARGDVLADGSSTDLGELALGQNMFIAFMPWNGYNYEDSILLSERVVDEDRYTSIHIEEMACLARDTKLGPEEITADIPNVSESLLAKLDACGIIHVGAEVKPNDILVGKVTPKGESQLTPEEKLLRAIFGEKASDVKDTSLRVPTGMAGTVIDVRVFTRDGVERDARALAIQEEDLKKVRKDLRDELRIYEADIFDRFAKLVVGKEAVGGPNRLTSGTVITQMYLDNLEHKDWFAIRMQDEDINVQLEALSQQVDEKKKHYETRLQKQRDKLMAGDDLAPGVLKMVKVYIAVKRRMQPGDKMAGRHGNKGVVSRIVPVEDMPYLENGQTVDIVLNPLGVPSRMNVGQVLETHLGWAAKGLGEKIGRMIDAKARIDELRQFISEVYATGGNPNQDHVIEEMTDDEVIALSANLRKGVPMATQVFDGAAESEIKAMLRLADLPESGQTLLHDGRTGDAFERKVTVGYMHMLKLNHLVDDKMHARSTGPYSLVTQQPLGGKAQFGGQRFGEMEVWALEAYGAAYTLQEMLTVKSDDVNGRNKMYKNIVDGDHYMEASMPESFNVLMKEIRSLGLNIELERD; encoded by the coding sequence ATGGGACTGAGTTATACCGAAAAAAAACGAATCCGCAAAGATTTTGGGAAGCGACCACAAATTCTGGAAGTACCCGACCTGCTCACGATTCAGTTGGAGTCCTATCGGCAATTTTTGCAGTTGGACAAGCTGGTTGATGATCGTCGCAGTGTTGGTCTTCATGCGGCCTTTTCCTCTGTTTTTCCAATCGTCAGTTACAACAACTATGTTGCGTTAGAGTATGCTGATTACCGTTTGGCAGAGCCTGTGTTTGATGTGCAGGAGTGCCAATTGCGTGGCTTGACGTTTGCTACGTCGCTGCGGGTGAAATTACGTTTGGTCATTTACGATAAAGATGCCCCTGCGGATGCCAAAGTTATTAAATCCATCAAGGAACAAGATGTTTACCTTGGTGAGTTGCCCTTAATGACAGATAAAGGCACCTTCATTATTAACGGGACTGAGCGCGTCATTGTTTCCCAGTTGCATCGCTCTCCCGGTGTGTTCTTTGAACACGACAAAGGCAAATCTAACTCAGCCGGTAAGCTGCTGCACAGTGCGCGGGTTATTCCTTACCGTGGCTCGTGGTTAGACTTTGAATTTGACCCGAAAGATTCCATTTTTGTGCGTATCGACCGTCGCCGTAAATTGCCTGCGACTATCTTGCTGCGTGCGTTGGGAATGCAAAACGAAGGAATCCTTGATTATTTCTTCGATAAAATTGCTATTCATCTGAGTGATAGTGCCATTGAGATGGAACTCGTTCCTGAGCGTTTGCGCGGTGAATTGGCATCATTCGATATTATGCTGGATGGCGCAGTGTTGGTGGAAACCGGTCGTCGCATTACTGCGAAACACATCCGTCAACTGGAAAAGTCAGGTCTGGCGCGGCTGGTTGTGCCGCAGGACTATATGGGCGGCAAGATTTTAGCGCACAACATTATTGATTCCAGCACGGGCGAATTGTTGGCTAAGGCTAACGATGAAGTGACTGATGCCCTGTTGGAAAAGTTACGTGACAATAGCGTGAAAAGCTTCAGCGTGCTGTACACCAATGAGTTGGATCGCGGCCCGTTTATGTCCAACACCTTGAACATTGATAGTTCAAGCAGTGCATTGGAAGCGCAAATTGAAATTTACCGGATGATGCGTCCTGGTGAACCGCCGACCAAAGAATCGGCTGAAAATCTGTTCAATAACTTGTTCTTCACTGACGACCGTTATGATTTGTCGGCAGTAGGTCGTATGAAATTCAACCGCCGTTTAGGGCGCGAAGAAGCGACTGGTGCGGGCGTGTTGGATCAGGGCGATATTCTGGCGGTGCTGAAAAAGCTGATCGACATCCGTGATGGTCGTGATGACGTGGACGACATTGACCACCTCGGCAACCGTCGTGTACGTAGCGTTGGTGAGATGGCGGAAAATGCTTTCCGGGTTGGCTTGGTGCGCGTTGAGCGTGCGGTCAAAGAACGCCTGACAATGGCTGAAAGCGAAGGCTTAATGCCACAAGAGTTGGTGAATTCCAAACCGGTTTCAGCGGCAATCAAAGAATTCTTTGGTTCCAGCCAGTTGTCACAGTTTATGGACCAAAACAACCCGTTGTCAGAAGTGACTCACAAACGTCGTATTTCTGCATTGGGGCCGGGCGGTTTGACCCGTGAGCGTGCGGGCTTTGAGGTACGTGACGTACATCCAACCCACTATGGTCGTGTTTGCCCAATCGAAACGCCGGAAGGTCCGAACATCGGCTTGATCAATTCCTTGGCGGTGTACGCGCGTACCAATGACTACGGTTTCTTGGAAACGCCTTACCGCAAAGTTATTGACGGTAAGCCGACCATGCAGATTGATTATCTGTCAGCGATTGAAGAATCCAATTACGTTATCGCTCAGGCGAGTGCGGAACTGGATGAAAGCGGCTCCTTGTCTGATGAGTTCGTCTCTTGTCGTCATCGTAATGAATTTACCTTGATGCCTGCGGATAAAGTTCAGTACATGGACGTTTCGCCAAAACAGATTGTTTCTGTGGCTGCCTCGCTGATCCCGTTCTTGGAACACGATGACGCGAACCGCGCATTGATGGGTTCCAACATGCAACGTCAGGCCGTACCTTGTTTGCGTGCGGATAAACCGTTGTGTGGCACAGGAATGGAACGTGCGGTTGCGCAGGATTCCGGTTCAGCCGTTACCGCGCGTCGTGGCGGGGTAATCGACTCTGTGGATGCGAGTCGTGTGGTAGTGCGGGTTAATGACGATGAAGCCAATGAAAAAGGCGGGGTCGACATTTACAGCCTGATCAAATACACCCGTTCCAACCAAAATACCTGCATTAACCAACGTCCGATTGTGCGCGTGGGTGATCTGGTAGCGCGTGGCGATGTGCTGGCTGATGGTTCTTCCACTGACTTGGGTGAACTGGCGTTAGGACAGAATATGTTCATCGCGTTCATGCCTTGGAATGGCTACAACTACGAAGACTCGATTTTGCTGTCTGAGCGCGTGGTTGATGAAGATCGTTATACTTCGATTCACATCGAAGAAATGGCGTGTTTGGCGCGTGACACTAAGTTGGGGCCGGAAGAAATTACGGCGGATATTCCTAACGTTAGCGAAAGTTTGCTGGCGAAGTTGGATGCCTGCGGAATTATCCACGTTGGTGCGGAAGTGAAGCCGAACGACATTCTGGTTGGCAAGGTAACACCTAAGGGTGAGAGCCAACTGACACCGGAAGAAAAATTGTTGCGTGCAATTTTCGGTGAGAAAGCTTCTGACGTAAAAGATACCTCATTGCGCGTGCCAACAGGCATGGCGGGTACGGTTATCGACGTGCGCGTATTTACCCGTGATGGCGTTGAGCGTGATGCGCGTGCCTTAGCGATTCAGGAAGAAGATTTAAAGAAAGTCCGTAAAGACTTACGCGATGAATTGCGTATTTACGAAGCTGACATCTTCGACCGTTTTGCGAAACTGGTGGTTGGTAAAGAAGCCGTGGGCGGCCCCAACCGTTTAACTTCCGGCACAGTGATTACCCAGATGTATCTGGATAATCTGGAGCATAAGGATTGGTTCGCGATTCGTATGCAAGATGAAGACATCAATGTGCAGTTAGAAGCGTTGAGTCAGCAGGTTGACGAGAAGAAAAAGCACTATGAAACGCGCTTACAAAAGCAGCGTGACAAACTGATGGCGGGTGATGATCTCGCTCCAGGTGTGCTGAAAATGGTCAAGGTTTACATTGCGGTTAAACGCCGGATGCAGCCGGGTGACAAAATGGCGGGTCGTCACGGTAACAAGGGTGTGGTTTCACGCATTGTTCCGGTAGAAGACATGCCGTATCTGGAAAATGGTCAAACCGTTGACATCGTGCTGAATCCACTGGGCGTTCCGTCACGGATGAACGTCGGTCAGGTTTTGGAAACCCACTTAGGTTGGGCAGCTAAAGGCTTGGGCGAGAAAATCGGACGCATGATTGATGCGAAAGCACGCATTGACGAGTTGCGCCAATTTATCAGCGAAGTTTACGCTACCGGCGGTAATCCTAACCAAGATCACGTCATTGAAGAAATGACGGATGATGAAGTGATTGCGCTGTCTGCCAATTTACGCAAAGGCGTGCCGATGGCAACGCAGGTGTTTGACGGTGCGGCGGAATCTGAAATTAAAGCCATGTTGCGCTTGGCAGATTTGCCGGAAAGCGGTCAAACCTTGCTGCACGACGGGCGTACTGGTGATGCATTTGAGCGTAAAGTAACCGTAGGTTACATGCATATGCTCAAACTCAACCACTTGGTTGATGACAAAATGCACGCACGTTCAACCGGGCCATACAGTCTCGTTACGCAGCAGCCATTGGGCGGTAAAGCACAATTCGGTGGTCAGCGTTTCGGGGAGATGGAAGTCTGGGCACTGGAAGCTTACGGTGCGGCTTATACCTTGCAGGAAATGCTCACGGTTAAGTCGGATGACGTGAACGGACGTAACAAGATGTATAAAAACATCGTTGACGGCGATCACTACATGGAAGCCAGTATGCCTGAGTCCTTCAACGTGTTGATGAAGGAAATCCGCTCGCTGGGTCTGAATATCGAACTGGAACGGGATTAA
- the rplL gene encoding 50S ribosomal protein L7/L12, whose protein sequence is MACTKEDMLETFANMTVTEIVDLISAIEEKFGVTAAVAVAAGPAASEAAAVVEEQTEFNVVMTSFGANKINVIKVVRGATGLGLKEAKDMVEGVPSVVKEAASKDDAAKLKKELEDAGATVELK, encoded by the coding sequence ATGGCTTGTACTAAAGAAGATATGTTGGAAACGTTTGCCAACATGACTGTAACTGAAATCGTTGACCTGATTTCAGCAATCGAAGAAAAGTTTGGCGTAACGGCTGCTGTTGCTGTTGCTGCTGGCCCTGCTGCTTCTGAAGCGGCTGCGGTAGTTGAAGAACAAACTGAATTCAACGTTGTTATGACTAGCTTTGGTGCTAACAAAATCAACGTTATCAAGGTTGTCCGTGGCGCAACTGGTCTGGGCTTGAAAGAAGCGAAAGACATGGTTGAAGGCGTTCCTTCCGTTGTGAAGGAAGCTGCAAGCAAGGATGATGCTGCTAAGTTGAAGAAAGAACTGGAAGATGCAGGCGCAACTGTCGAACTGAAGTAA
- the rplJ gene encoding 50S ribosomal protein L10, which translates to MALTLQEKKEIVSEVAAVAASAYSAVAAEYRGLTVAQLTTLRQNARKNGVYLRVVKNNLARIAVKGTAFECIQDGLVGPLVLAFSQEDPGSAARLIKDFKKDKAHDKMEVKFVAIDGAMLPASELDRLAKLPTRDQALATLAAVLRAPLDKFARTLAALRDQKAEAAGISLD; encoded by the coding sequence GTGGCATTAACACTGCAAGAGAAAAAAGAGATTGTCTCTGAAGTGGCCGCAGTTGCTGCAAGTGCTTATTCTGCGGTAGCTGCTGAGTACCGTGGATTGACCGTAGCTCAACTCACTACGTTGCGTCAAAACGCACGTAAGAATGGGGTGTACCTGCGTGTTGTGAAGAATAATCTGGCGCGAATCGCTGTTAAAGGTACTGCTTTCGAGTGTATCCAAGACGGTTTGGTTGGTCCGTTGGTATTGGCGTTTTCTCAGGAAGACCCAGGCTCAGCGGCACGTCTGATTAAAGACTTCAAGAAAGACAAAGCCCATGACAAGATGGAAGTAAAGTTCGTCGCTATCGACGGTGCTATGCTCCCAGCTTCTGAATTGGATCGTCTGGCGAAATTGCCAACCCGCGATCAGGCACTGGCCACCTTGGCTGCTGTCCTGCGTGCACCGTTGGATAAATTCGCTCGCACTCTTGCTGCATTGCGTGACCAAAAAGCTGAAGCCGCTGGCATTAGCTTAGATTGA
- the rplA gene encoding 50S ribosomal protein L1: MAKLTKRQKAIAEKIDRTKSYVVADALDTLKSLPRAKFLESVDVSVNLGVDPRKSDQVVRGSTVLPNGNGKTVRVAVFAQGANAEAATAAGADIVGFDDLAAEIKAGKMDFDVVIASPDAMRVVGQLGQILGPRGLMPNPKVGTVTPDVAGAVRNAKSGQVRYRTDKAGIIHCSVGNVDFDTDKLVGNINALVSDLMKMKPSTSKGVYLKKVSVSTTMGTGLTVDNASLSY; encoded by the coding sequence ATGGCAAAATTAACCAAACGCCAAAAAGCAATCGCAGAAAAAATCGACCGCACCAAGTCTTATGTTGTAGCTGATGCGCTTGATACCCTGAAATCGCTGCCACGTGCAAAGTTTTTAGAAAGCGTTGATGTCAGTGTTAACTTGGGTGTTGACCCGCGTAAATCTGACCAAGTTGTGCGTGGTTCTACGGTACTGCCAAACGGCAACGGTAAAACTGTGCGCGTTGCAGTATTCGCACAAGGTGCAAATGCTGAAGCAGCGACGGCTGCTGGTGCTGACATCGTAGGTTTCGATGATTTAGCTGCTGAAATCAAAGCCGGTAAGATGGACTTTGATGTGGTTATCGCCAGCCCAGATGCAATGCGCGTCGTAGGTCAGTTGGGTCAAATCCTCGGTCCGCGTGGTTTGATGCCTAACCCTAAAGTTGGCACAGTAACGCCAGACGTTGCAGGTGCAGTGCGTAACGCAAAATCGGGTCAGGTACGTTACCGTACTGATAAAGCCGGTATCATCCATTGCTCTGTTGGCAATGTTGATTTTGATACTGACAAGTTGGTCGGCAACATCAATGCATTGGTATCCGACTTAATGAAGATGAAGCCATCCACTTCCAAGGGTGTTTATCTGAAGAAAGTTTCTGTATCCACAACGATGGGTACAGGTTTGACAGTCGATAACGCATCACTGTCTTACTAA
- the rplK gene encoding 50S ribosomal protein L11, translating to MAKKVIAFIKLQVPAGKANPSPPIGPALGQRGLNIMEFCKAFNAATQGLEVGLPTPVVITAYSDKSFTFVMKTTPASVLLKKAAGIQSGSAKPNSNKVGKVTLAQLEDIAKAKTPDLTAASLEAAVRTIAGTARSMGLEVEGV from the coding sequence ATGGCAAAGAAAGTCATTGCTTTCATCAAGCTGCAAGTTCCGGCTGGTAAAGCAAACCCAAGTCCACCAATCGGTCCTGCACTGGGTCAACGTGGTTTGAATATTATGGAATTCTGCAAAGCGTTCAATGCCGCTACGCAGGGTCTCGAAGTTGGTTTGCCAACACCTGTTGTAATTACAGCATACAGCGATAAAAGCTTTACGTTTGTAATGAAAACAACACCTGCTTCTGTATTGTTGAAAAAGGCCGCTGGCATCCAGTCCGGTAGTGCCAAACCTAACAGCAATAAAGTAGGTAAAGTCACGCTGGCGCAGTTGGAAGACATTGCTAAAGCTAAAACCCCTGATTTGACTGCGGCTAGTTTAGAAGCTGCGGTACGTACTATCGCAGGCACAGCCCGTAGTATGGGTCTTGAAGTGGAGGGTGTGTAA
- the nusG gene encoding transcription termination/antitermination protein NusG has translation MAMRWYVVQAYSGFENQVKRSLEERVIRFGLQDAFGQALVPTEEVVEMRDGQKRRSERKFFPGYVLVEMEMNDETWHMVKETPKVLGFIGGKADKPAPITQKEVDNIMRRVEEGAEKPRPKVLFDAGEVVRVTDGPFKDFNGVVEEANYEKSRLLVAVQIFGRSTPVELEFYQVEKA, from the coding sequence ATGGCGATGCGTTGGTATGTTGTTCAAGCCTATTCCGGGTTTGAGAATCAGGTAAAACGTTCGCTTGAAGAGCGTGTTATACGTTTTGGATTGCAAGATGCTTTTGGTCAGGCGTTGGTTCCCACTGAAGAAGTGGTTGAGATGCGCGATGGTCAAAAACGCAGAAGTGAGCGTAAGTTCTTTCCGGGCTATGTATTAGTCGAAATGGAAATGAATGACGAAACTTGGCATATGGTAAAGGAAACACCAAAAGTTTTGGGTTTCATCGGCGGTAAAGCAGACAAGCCAGCTCCAATTACGCAAAAAGAAGTCGATAATATTATGCGTCGCGTTGAAGAAGGCGCGGAAAAGCCACGTCCGAAGGTTCTCTTCGATGCTGGCGAAGTGGTGCGTGTAACTGACGGGCCATTTAAAGACTTCAACGGCGTGGTCGAAGAAGCAAATTACGAAAAAAGTCGTCTGTTAGTGGCAGTGCAAATTTTTGGTCGCTCAACGCCCGTTGAGCTTGAGTTCTATCAGGTCGAGAAAGCCTGA